GACACTTCTATTATGAACTAAAAGATAAAAAAAATCCAATACCTTGAAAAATTCAAGCTAAATAAAACTATTGATAAAATTTAGTAAATATTTTATAATAAATTTACTAAATAAATTAAAAGGAGAATAGGCATGAAAAAAGAATTTGAGCAATTATTTCGATCCACGTTTGGAAAAGCAGCCCAAGGGAATTATTTTGCTCCTGGACGAATCAATTTGATCGGTGAACATACGGATTATAATGGAGGCCACGTTTTTCCTGCCGCGATCACGATCGGGACATATGGTTTGGCTGGAAAACGTGAAGATCGGCTGATCCGTTTTTATTCGGAAAATTTTTCTGAATTGGGGATCATTGAAGTGTCACTGGATGACCTGAGCTATGATAAAGCACATGATTGGGCGAATTATCCGAAAGGAATGATCAAGTATTTGATCGATACAGGCTGGCAAATCGATCAGGGAATGGATCTTTTATTTTATGGAACGATCCCAAATGGAGCCGGACTTTCTTCTTCTGCTTCCATAGAGCTTTTGACAGGTGTGATTATAAACGATTTATTTCAGTTGAAGGTACCGATGCTGGATTTAGTCAAAACGGGCCAAAAAGTGGAAAACCAATTTATCGGCGTTAATTCTGGGATCATGGATCAATTTGCGATCGGTATGGGACAAAAAGATCAAGCTATTTTATTAGATACCAACACACTTGAATATGAAATGGTTCCAGCGGCTTTTGGTGATTATGTCATTGTGATCATGAACACCAACAAGCGCAGAGAGCTAGCTGATTCAAAATATAATGAACGACGTGCAGAATGTGAGAAGGCATTGCAGCTTTTACAGACAAAGTTACCCATAGACTCATTAGGTGAGCTATCAGAAGAGACTTTTGAAGCAAACAAACAGCTGATTTCGGATGAACGTCTGATTCGGCGGGCGAAACATGCAGTTACAGAGAATCAGCGAACGATCAAAGCAAAGAATGCGTTGGTCCAAAATGATTTAACTGCTTTTGGTCAATTGCTGAACGCTTCCCATGCTTCTTTAAGAGAGGATTATGAAGTAACTGGAGTAGAACTGGATACACTAGTTTTTGCTGCTCAAAAGCAACCCGGTGTACTCGGTGCAAGAATGACTGGAGCAGGTTTTGGCGGATGCAGTATCGCTTTGGTACAGAAAGAAATGGTAGAAGCTTTTACTCAAAAAGTGGGGCAAATCTATTTAGACAAAGTGGGCTATTCGGCAGATTTTTACGTAGCAAACATTGCTGATGGCGCAAAAAAGCAGTAAAATAGGAGCTATGTTAAAATGAAGAGGATAAGAAAATCCAAGGAGGCAATACCATGTCAATTTTAGTATTAGGCGGTGCCGGTTATATTGGTTCCCATGCGGTGGATCAGTTGATTAATAAAAATTACGAAGTTATAGTCGTTGATAATCTTCAAACAGGTCACAAACAGGCGGTTCACGAACAGGCTGTTTTCTACCAAGGAGATATTCGAGATAAAGCATTTATGCAGGATATTTTTAGAAAAGAGTCGATTGACGGCGTCATTCATTTTGCAGCAAGCTCCCTTGTTGGTGAATCGGTTGAAAAACCGTTGATGTATTTCAACAATAATGTCTATGGAACGCAGGTGGTCTTAGAAGTGATGGCGGAGTTTGGCGTAAAACAAATCGTCTTTTCTTCAACCGCTGCAACTTACGGTGAACCTAAAACAATGCCAATCGTAGAAACAATGCCTACGAATCCTGAAAATCCGTATGGTGAAAGCAAACTAATGATGGAAAAAATGATGAAATGGTGCGATCAAGCATACGGAATGCGCTATGTTGCGTTACGCTATTTTAATGTAGCTGGGGCAAAAGCTGATGCATCGATCGGAGAAGATCATGATCCCGAGACCCATTTAGTGCCGATCATTTTACAAGCGGCATTAGGCCAAAGAGAATACTTAGGAATTTATGGTGATGATTATGATACGGCGGATGGGACGTGTATCCGTGACTATGTGTATATCGAAGACTTGATTGCTGCTCATATCGCTGCGTTAGAATATCTACGAAACGGTAATGAAAGCAATATCTTCAATCTTGGCAGCAATAATGGCTATTCAGTGAAGGAAATGCTGGAAGCAGCCCGTGAAGTGACTGGAAAAGAAATTCCGGCAAAAATTTTACCGCGCCGAGCTGGAGATCCTAGTAAATTGGTTGCTTCAAGTGAAAAAGCAAAAGAAATTTTAGGCTGGCAGCCGCAAGTAACAGAGATCAAAGAAATCATCAAAACAGCTTGGGACTGGCATGTCAGTCATCCAAAGGGATACGAAGACTAGGAGGAACAATGATGTCGATGAGTCAAACGATTACCGACTTTGTAACACTTGCGATCCAGGCAGGCGGTTGGATGGAACTTGATCGATTATATTTACAAAATCGAATTCTCGGAATGATCGGAGCAGAGTCTATAGAGACTGTTGCTCCTCAAGTGGTTAGTAAAAGCTCATTAGAATTACTGGATGAATTAGTAAGCGAAGCAGTAAAAAATGGAGCCGTAGAAGACGAAGCTTCTGCACGGGAGATCTTTGAAGCACAACTAATGGATTTTCTGACACCGCCGCCATCTGTCGTCAATGCCCTTTTTGCTCAGCATTACGAAAAAGATCCTGCAGCAGCAACTGATTATTTTTATAAATTGAGTAAGGAAAATGACTACATCAAAACACGCGCGATCGCTAAGAATATTCTTTTTCCAGCCAAAACAGAATATGGCGATCTTGAAATCACGATCAATTTGTCTCGACCAGAAAAAGATCCAAAACAAATTGCCGCAGAACGCCAAGCAGCAAAAGTTGATTATCCTAAATGCTTATTGTGTATGGAAAATGAAGGCTATAAAGGACGTATCGATCATCCGGCAAGAACGAATCATCGCATTATTCGGATGAACCTTGACGGAGAGAGCTGGGGATTTCAATATTCTCCATACGCATATTATAATGAGCATTCGATCATATTATCCGAAGAACATCGACCAATGGTGATTTCAAAAGACACTTTTCGTCGTTTGCTAAAAATCACAGAAGTGTTGCCACACTATTTTGTTGGCTCGAATGCCGATTTGCCGATCGTTGGTGGTTCGATTTTAAGTCATGATCATTATCAAGCCGGTCGTCACGTGTTCCCGATGGAAAAAGCAGATATCGAATACTATTTTGAACTAAAAGAATTTCCATTGATGAATGCTGGTATCGTGAAATGGCCAATGTCTGTGATTCGTTTACAAAGTCCAAACGTGGAAGAGTTGATCGAAGCAGCAGCCTATATTTTAGAAAAATGGCGTCATTATTCTGATGAACGTGTATCGATTCAAGCTTTTTCAGAGGATGGCACCCCTCACCATACGATCACACCAATTGCTAGACGTAAAGGTCCCTTGTTTGAATTGGACTTGGTTTTACGTGATAACAATGTATCAGCTAAGCATCCAGATGGTATTTTTCACCCTCATAAAGATGTGCAGCATATCAAAAAAGAAAATATCGGTTTGATCGAAGTAATGGGACTGGCAGTTTTACCTCCGCGTTTGAATGAAGAACTACATGAAGTAGAGCGATATGTTCTTGGAAAAGACAACAAAATCGCTGAGTATCATACAGAATGGGCAGACCAAATGAAAACAAAATATACGTTCGATGATCAGAATACGAAAGAAATCATTCAAAAAGAAGTCGGACAAATTTTTGCTCGTGTTTTAGCAGATGCGGGTGTGTATAAGCGTACACCAGAGGGGCAGGCTGCTTTTAAACAATTCATTGAGACGTTGTAGGAAAGCAGGTGAGAACATGGCAACGATCAAAGATATCGCACAGTTAGCGAACGTTTCACCAGCGACAGTGTCTAGAGTGTTAAATTATGATCCGATGCTTTCAGTAGGCCTTGAAACCAAACAGAAAATCTTTGAAGCGGCAGAAAAATTAAATTACACCAAGCATAAAAAAGCGGGTAAAAAAGCGAAGGCTAAGCTTCTATTTGTTCAGTGGTACGACGAGGCTGAAGAGTTGGAAGATATCTATTACCTTTCGATTCGTTTAGGCATCGAAAAAAAAGCAGAGGAACTGGGGATAGAGTTGATCAAGTGTTCAATGGAAGAGCTGAATGATGAAGCGGTTGATGGTATTTTAGCGTTGGGTAAGTTTGATCAAGAACAGGCAGATGCCTTATTTGAACTAAACAACAACTTGCTATTTGTTGATTTTGATGCGTTGGATTGGGGCTATAACTCACTTGTCGTCGATTTTCAGCAAAGTGTATCAACCGTTTTGAATTATTTGATTCAGCAGGGACATCAAGAAATCGGTATTTTATCTGGCGAAGAACGAACAAAAGGTTGTTTGACTCCTTTAGAGGATAAACGACTGACGATCTTTAAAGAAATGTTAGCACCTAAACAATTGTTGAATGAAGCGTATATCTTGAAAGCACAATTTACCGTCAACAGTGGTTATCAAGTGATGAAAGAGTACCTAAAACAGCATCCAAAAGAGTATCCTTCTGCATTTTTCGCTTCAAGTGATGCGCTAGCAGTAGGTGCTTTAAAAGCGATTCAGGAATTGGGCTATCGAGTACCGGAAGATATTTCACTGATTGGTTTCAATGACATCAGTGTAGCAAAATATGTGAGTCCAGCATTGACTACAGTGAAAATCTATACTGAATGGATGGGTGAACTGGCAGTAGAAACTATTTTTTCCATCATAGAAGAAGCAGCACCGGTGGCAAGAAAGATCACAGTTGCCACTGAATTAATCGAAAGAGCATCTACGAGGTAATACCCATAGATGCTCTTTCTTATTTATAAGCAATGACAAACAAATTCACATCATCATTGATACAGCTTTGTAGCGTGATTCGTTCGCCACCACCAGTTCCAACGGTGAAATCCCAGTAGCTTGTTCCAGTACCAACTTCGTTGCCATAATCATCAAGCTGCAATAAGGTTTGTACCGTATAAGTTGTTGGTGTGCCATTCGCATCGGTAACAACGATTTGGCTGCCTACTCCTAAAGAAAATACATTAGAAAAGATTCCAGGATTGTGTCCGATGAAGTGGGTGTTTTGCCCGTCATCTCCTGATTGAACAGCTGATCCGCCCCAAGTTGATGCAACACCGCCGGGATTTGAGTCAATGATACTTTGACCACTGCCCTGTCCGCCGTTTTGATAAGGAATCGTTTGTCCATTCATGGTCAAAGTCATAGGTGCATAAGCTGGAGCTGCCACTGGTTCGGATGTTGCTGTGGAAACAGCTGACGTTGCTTGTGCTTCAGGAGTTGGGGTGATCGCAGTGTCCTCAACAGGAGCTGGTGTTACAGCGATTGGTTCGTTTTTAGCAACGATATGATAGAGTCGATCAGCATGGTCGGTGTTTCCATGTTGATCTGTAACAGAAAAGTGAACGGTTTGATCACCGATAATTGAAGTATCTAACGTATTTTCTGCTGACACTTTGGTTGTAAGATCACCATCATGATTGTCGGTTGCGCTAACACCATCATAAATATTGATTTGCGCGTCTTGTTCGACTGTTGCTTCAGGGACATCGATCAAGGGGGCAATCGTATCTTTTTTAACATTGACTGCCACTATTTTTTCTTTTATTTGTTTTTTCTTAGGGGTTGGGACTAATTTCTTCATATCCTGGACTGTTGGTACATTTTTTATAAGGTGGATTTTTTTTGTCTTAGATGAAGGTTCCGGAGTGCTTGCTCTACTGATAGTATCTGTCCAAATGTAGCCGCCGATAAATAAGGCTACACCTAAAATAGTGATGAAACCAGCGATGATCGTTTGTTTTATTGTGTTTTTTTTCATGTCTAATCCCTCCAAAAAAAGTGGTGAGATTTTCCATTTATCGATAAATTTTAAATCCTCGTTTTTACATTTATATAATAAAAGCTGCTTTTGAATAATCCAATTGAGTTGCGCTTTCAAACCATTCAAAAAAGAGCAAAATAATGCTATACTTATTGCTATATAAGGATTTCTTCAAAATATTCCTTATCATTGGAAAAATTTGAAGAAATGTACATTAAATTGAAAAGAGGGGGGAAAATGGAAAGATTATTGTCACCAGCAATGCATCGTAGAGTTCTGTTATTGAATTTATTAGATGAACCAAATGGATGGGTCACCTCAGAAGAGTTGGCTGAAAAAATTGATTGCTCCAAAAAAACAGTTATGCTGGATTGTCAGTACATAGAGGATCGTTGGTCGGATTATTTTACATTAGAAGTTTCAAGAAAATATGGTATTCGTTTGATTACATCTCCATATCACTCCATACATGACATCTATATAGAAATCATCAAAGAATCTAATGCGTTTACATTACTAGAAGCGATTTTCTTTCAACCAAACCAATCTGCAGCTTATTGGGAGGAAAAATTTTATTTAAGTAATTCCAGTTTGTACCGTCTGTCGAATTCGATATTATATGCATTGAAAGATCGAAAAATCAACATGAGTCGTTCGCCATATTATGTTTATGGGAAAGATGAACGAAAAGTTCGTTACTTTTTTACCTCTTATTTCATAGAAGTTTATGGAACCAGAGACTGGCCTTTCCCGTTTGATCGAGCAAAAATATTTACTCTCGCAGATAAAATAGTTGCTAAATTTGATTTAGAATTGAATGATGGGCAGCTTGTTCATTTGGTCAACTCGATTGCAGTAACGATCATCCGTGAATCTCAGGGGTTTTTGATTAAGAATAGAAGAGATCCCATCAATAGTTTTGTCAAAAAAATGATCGATATCAAAAAGTATCAGAAGGATGTCGAAGCAATCTTAACGCCCTTAGAGATCGTTTTACCAGAGAATTGGTATGAAGATTTTTGTTATTCGATTTTTTGGTGGGATTTTGGTTGGGATAATTTACAGGAAAAAGAAAAAATACTCAATCAAGGGAATGATTTGGTCGATACGATCAAAGAGGCATTGAAGATTGAAATTTCAGCCGTGAGTAGAGCAAGTATCGTCAATTTAGTTGAAC
This sequence is a window from Enterococcus wangshanyuanii. Protein-coding genes within it:
- a CDS encoding galactokinase — encoded protein: MKKEFEQLFRSTFGKAAQGNYFAPGRINLIGEHTDYNGGHVFPAAITIGTYGLAGKREDRLIRFYSENFSELGIIEVSLDDLSYDKAHDWANYPKGMIKYLIDTGWQIDQGMDLLFYGTIPNGAGLSSSASIELLTGVIINDLFQLKVPMLDLVKTGQKVENQFIGVNSGIMDQFAIGMGQKDQAILLDTNTLEYEMVPAAFGDYVIVIMNTNKRRELADSKYNERRAECEKALQLLQTKLPIDSLGELSEETFEANKQLISDERLIRRAKHAVTENQRTIKAKNALVQNDLTAFGQLLNASHASLREDYEVTGVELDTLVFAAQKQPGVLGARMTGAGFGGCSIALVQKEMVEAFTQKVGQIYLDKVGYSADFYVANIADGAKKQ
- a CDS encoding helix-turn-helix domain-containing protein — translated: MERLLSPAMHRRVLLLNLLDEPNGWVTSEELAEKIDCSKKTVMLDCQYIEDRWSDYFTLEVSRKYGIRLITSPYHSIHDIYIEIIKESNAFTLLEAIFFQPNQSAAYWEEKFYLSNSSLYRLSNSILYALKDRKINMSRSPYYVYGKDERKVRYFFTSYFIEVYGTRDWPFPFDRAKIFTLADKIVAKFDLELNDGQLVHLVNSIAVTIIRESQGFLIKNRRDPINSFVKKMIDIKKYQKDVEAILTPLEIVLPENWYEDFCYSIFWWDFGWDNLQEKEKILNQGNDLVDTIKEALKIEISAVSRASIVNLVEHIYAKHKMFPYKKYMVYDRFLYSSKIIRQTYVVLGAVVTKALSDLEKKTKFPWESMYFNEMLHEISIRWDQLTEQSDAKRHQVSVLVLSDLGKDHAKLLGSILHDNFRDKIAMTIQEYHYYDQPPQTQDNTFDLYISNYALSHINEGVNMIVEDIPSFKNIMDLRSFIDRKRLVLPKDVQYLNS
- a CDS encoding immunoglobulin-like domain-containing protein; protein product: MKKNTIKQTIIAGFITILGVALFIGGYIWTDTISRASTPEPSSKTKKIHLIKNVPTVQDMKKLVPTPKKKQIKEKIVAVNVKKDTIAPLIDVPEATVEQDAQINIYDGVSATDNHDGDLTTKVSAENTLDTSIIGDQTVHFSVTDQHGNTDHADRLYHIVAKNEPIAVTPAPVEDTAITPTPEAQATSAVSTATSEPVAAPAYAPMTLTMNGQTIPYQNGGQGSGQSIIDSNPGGVASTWGGSAVQSGDDGQNTHFIGHNPGIFSNVFSLGVGSQIVVTDANGTPTTYTVQTLLQLDDYGNEVGTGTSYWDFTVGTGGGERITLQSCINDDVNLFVIAYK
- a CDS encoding LacI family DNA-binding transcriptional regulator, coding for MATIKDIAQLANVSPATVSRVLNYDPMLSVGLETKQKIFEAAEKLNYTKHKKAGKKAKAKLLFVQWYDEAEELEDIYYLSIRLGIEKKAEELGIELIKCSMEELNDEAVDGILALGKFDQEQADALFELNNNLLFVDFDALDWGYNSLVVDFQQSVSTVLNYLIQQGHQEIGILSGEERTKGCLTPLEDKRLTIFKEMLAPKQLLNEAYILKAQFTVNSGYQVMKEYLKQHPKEYPSAFFASSDALAVGALKAIQELGYRVPEDISLIGFNDISVAKYVSPALTTVKIYTEWMGELAVETIFSIIEEAAPVARKITVATELIERASTR
- the galE gene encoding UDP-glucose 4-epimerase GalE → MSILVLGGAGYIGSHAVDQLINKNYEVIVVDNLQTGHKQAVHEQAVFYQGDIRDKAFMQDIFRKESIDGVIHFAASSLVGESVEKPLMYFNNNVYGTQVVLEVMAEFGVKQIVFSSTAATYGEPKTMPIVETMPTNPENPYGESKLMMEKMMKWCDQAYGMRYVALRYFNVAGAKADASIGEDHDPETHLVPIILQAALGQREYLGIYGDDYDTADGTCIRDYVYIEDLIAAHIAALEYLRNGNESNIFNLGSNNGYSVKEMLEAAREVTGKEIPAKILPRRAGDPSKLVASSEKAKEILGWQPQVTEIKEIIKTAWDWHVSHPKGYED
- the galT gene encoding UDP-glucose--hexose-1-phosphate uridylyltransferase — protein: MSMSQTITDFVTLAIQAGGWMELDRLYLQNRILGMIGAESIETVAPQVVSKSSLELLDELVSEAVKNGAVEDEASAREIFEAQLMDFLTPPPSVVNALFAQHYEKDPAAATDYFYKLSKENDYIKTRAIAKNILFPAKTEYGDLEITINLSRPEKDPKQIAAERQAAKVDYPKCLLCMENEGYKGRIDHPARTNHRIIRMNLDGESWGFQYSPYAYYNEHSIILSEEHRPMVISKDTFRRLLKITEVLPHYFVGSNADLPIVGGSILSHDHYQAGRHVFPMEKADIEYYFELKEFPLMNAGIVKWPMSVIRLQSPNVEELIEAAAYILEKWRHYSDERVSIQAFSEDGTPHHTITPIARRKGPLFELDLVLRDNNVSAKHPDGIFHPHKDVQHIKKENIGLIEVMGLAVLPPRLNEELHEVERYVLGKDNKIAEYHTEWADQMKTKYTFDDQNTKEIIQKEVGQIFARVLADAGVYKRTPEGQAAFKQFIETL